Part of the Kitasatospora sp. NBC_00374 genome is shown below.
GCCGGCTCGGTCCGCCCGGCGGCCGGCCGGGTGTTCTGCCAGGGCCGGGACGTCACCGGCCTGGACCCCCACCGCAGGGCGCGGCTGGGCACCGCCCTGGTCCCCTCCGAACAGGCCGTCTTCGAGTCCCTCACGGTCGCCGAACAGCTCTCCCTCGGCGGCCCCGGGCCCGCCGACGCGGGCTTCCCCGAGCTGGCCCCCCTGCTCCACCGGCGCGCCGGCGACCTGTCCGGCGGCCAACGGCAACTGGTCGCCCTCGGCCGGGCCCTGCTCACCCGCCCCCGCCTCCTGCTGCTGGACGAACCCGGCCGCGGCCTGGCCCCGGCCGTCCTCCGCCGCCTGCACGGCACCCTGCTCGACCTCGCCGCCGAGGGCCGGACGGTGGTCCTCGCCGAACAGACCCTGCCCCGCGCCCTCGACCGCCCGGGGACCGTGCTCCACCTGCTGCGCCGCGGCCGGGTCGCCTTCAGCGGCGAGCCCGCCGAACTGCGCCCCGGGGCCGCCGACCAGGCGTGATCCCACGGCTGAGTACGGTGAACGGCTGGAAAGGGGGTGCGCCATGACCTTGGAACAGGACCGCCCGCCGGGCCCGGGCGAGCCGACACCCGTCCCGGGCGGCCAGATCGGCTGTGCGGCCGGGCTCGCGCGCGGGCTCGGCAGGCTCGTGGGGGAGACGGCCGTCGAGCTGGTGGGCGGCGCGGTGCTCGGCGTCCTCGCCACGGCCTCCCTGGCGGCCGTCCTCGTCGGTGTGCAGCTCGCGTACCGGCACAGCCCCCCGGCCACCCTGACCGCCGCCGGGCTCACCCTGCCGGGCCTGCTCTACGGCGGCCGCCAACTCCTGCGCCCGGAGCGGCCGAGGACCCGCCGCAGCCGGATCGCGGCGGGAGTGACCGGCGGGCTCGGCCTCTGGCTGGTGATCTGCGTCGCCTACGCCTCGGTCTGACCGCCCGCCCAGGCCGTTGCTGCCGATCAGGGCGAGCGCACCCCGGTACGGTGGGGACATCCGGATCCATCGGCCATCTCGCCAACCGGGGGCGCCGCAGTGAGCACGATCGGCATCGAGGCCGACGACGAGGTCCTGGCCGAGGTGATGCGGAGGATGGGAACGGCCTCGACGAGCGACGCGGTCAACCTCGCCCTCGCCGACTACGTGCAGTGGCGGAGCCGGACGGCGGTACCGCAGACGCCGCCACGGGGCGCCGCCCGTGACGGTTCGGGTGACCCGACGCTCCACTGACACGGCTACCGCGGGGAGCCGAGCCGGCGGTGGCGCAGGGCGCGGGCCGCGAGGCGCTCGGGGGCGGGGACGGCGGTCAGGTCGGTGAGGGCGGCGGCGACGGCGTGGCCGACGCGGGCGCAGAAGGCGGCGGGCTCCTCGGCGGCGTCCGGCAGTTCGGCGACCACCTCGTCGACCAGGCCGACGGCGGCGAGGTCGGCGGCGCCGATGCCCTGGGAGCGGGCCAGCTCGGCGGCGTGGTCGCCGTCGCGGTGGACGATCGCGGACGCGCCCTCGGGCGGCAGCGGGGCGAGCCAGGCGTGCTCGGCGGCCAGCACCCGGTCGGCGGGCAGCAGCGCGAGCGCGCCGCCGCCGGAACCCTGGCCCAGCAGGACGGCGAGGACGGGCGTGCGCAGGGCGACCAGGGTGGTCAGGCAGCGGGCGATCTCGATCGCGATGCCGTCCAGCTCGGCCTCGGCGGAGAGTTCGGCGCCCGCGGTGTCCACCAGCGTCACCAGTGGAAGTCCGAGCTGCTCGGCCATCCGCGCGGAGCGCCGCACCAGCCGGAGGTCGGCCGCCGTGAACGGCCGCGCGCCGGTGCCTTCCTGGCGCTGCTGACCGACCACCACGGCGGGCCGGCCGTCGAACCTGACCAGGGCCCGGACGAGCGCGCCCTCACCGTCCAGCGAGAGCAGGCCCTCGGCGGCGCGGTCCAGCAGCTGCCGGGCGCCGGGGCGGTCCGGGCGGCGGGTGCGGCGGACGGCGTCCCACGGGTCCGGCGCCTGGGCCCGGGGCGCCGGACCCGGCGGTACCGCTTCGGCGGCCGGCGGTTGCGCCAG
Proteins encoded:
- a CDS encoding carboxyl transferase domain-containing protein — translated: MAARELIGRIVDAGSFVCWDEPLGAPPEDPGYRAALARARERAGGLDEAVTTGRALLAGRPVALVASEFAFLGGSIGVATAERITRAVERATSERLPLIALPVSGGTRMQEGAAAFLCMVRVTAAVQAHQAAGLPYLSYLRNPTMGGVFASWGTLGHLVLAEPGARLGFLGPRVYEQLRGEPLPPDVQLAETLAARGLLDAVVPQEHLREVLRRALDVLAQPPAAEAVPPGPAPRAQAPDPWDAVRRTRRPDRPGARQLLDRAAEGLLSLDGEGALVRALVRFDGRPAVVVGQQRQEGTGARPFTAADLRLVRRSARMAEQLGLPLVTLVDTAGAELSAEAELDGIAIEIARCLTTLVALRTPVLAVLLGQGSGGGALALLPADRVLAAEHAWLAPLPPEGASAIVHRDGDHAAELARSQGIGAADLAAVGLVDEVVAELPDAAEEPAAFCARVGHAVAAALTDLTAVPAPERLAARALRHRRLGSPR
- a CDS encoding ATP-binding cassette domain-containing protein — translated: MSAAAELRGVRVRYGLLEALHGIDLACPAGRVTVLLGRNGSGRSTVLHTLAGSVRPAAGRVFCQGRDVTGLDPHRRARLGTALVPSEQAVFESLTVAEQLSLGGPGPADAGFPELAPLLHRRAGDLSGGQRQLVALGRALLTRPRLLLLDEPGRGLAPAVLRRLHGTLLDLAAEGRTVVLAEQTLPRALDRPGTVLHLLRRGRVAFSGEPAELRPGAADQA
- a CDS encoding type II toxin-antitoxin system VapB family antitoxin, coding for MSTIGIEADDEVLAEVMRRMGTASTSDAVNLALADYVQWRSRTAVPQTPPRGAARDGSGDPTLH